One region of Rhodocaloribacter litoris genomic DNA includes:
- a CDS encoding RluA family pseudouridine synthase translates to MERAEKIETILTFEVPPGYREGERLDVYLTRSIQNATRAKVQRGIREGRVTVNGRVATKASYTVQAGDVVVCRVLRPPPLVIVPEPIPLDVVYEDDDLLVVNKPAGMVVHPAYGHRTGTLVHALLHHVGGRALAVEDLEDEEETDDEAVGLSLVGAAPAGPGDPALRPGIVHRLDKDTSGLMVVAKHDAAHVHLARQFERRTIRRRYLALVWGHPDPPEGRIETHLGRDPRDRKRMAVVRPGHGKTAITNYRTLEHMAHTALVEFRLETGRTHQIRVHARHLGHPILGDPVYGGRQIRHGPDTGRRRAFFANLFTRMPRQALHAGTLGFTHPRTGAALDFTAPLPGDMQHVLDRLRQVEGES, encoded by the coding sequence GTGGAGCGGGCGGAAAAGATAGAGACCATCCTGACTTTCGAGGTCCCGCCCGGCTATCGGGAGGGCGAGCGGCTCGACGTGTATCTGACGCGGTCGATCCAGAACGCCACGCGGGCGAAAGTGCAGCGCGGCATCCGGGAAGGACGGGTGACGGTGAACGGCCGGGTGGCGACGAAAGCCTCGTATACCGTGCAGGCGGGGGACGTGGTGGTCTGCCGGGTGTTGCGGCCGCCGCCGCTGGTCATCGTTCCCGAGCCCATCCCGCTGGACGTCGTGTACGAAGATGACGACCTGCTCGTCGTCAACAAGCCGGCGGGGATGGTGGTGCACCCGGCGTACGGGCATCGCACCGGCACGCTCGTGCATGCGCTGCTGCACCATGTCGGCGGGCGGGCGCTCGCCGTCGAGGACCTGGAAGACGAAGAGGAGACCGACGACGAGGCGGTGGGGCTCTCGCTTGTGGGGGCCGCTCCGGCCGGACCCGGAGATCCCGCCCTCCGGCCCGGCATCGTTCACCGGCTCGACAAGGACACCTCCGGGCTGATGGTGGTGGCCAAGCACGACGCGGCACACGTGCACCTGGCTCGCCAGTTCGAACGACGCACCATCCGCCGCCGCTATCTGGCCCTCGTCTGGGGACACCCCGACCCGCCCGAGGGACGGATCGAAACCCATCTCGGCCGCGACCCCCGCGACCGCAAGCGCATGGCCGTCGTCCGGCCCGGGCACGGCAAGACGGCGATCACGAACTACCGGACCCTGGAGCACATGGCCCATACCGCCCTCGTCGAGTTCCGGCTGGAGACGGGACGTACGCACCAGATCCGCGTGCACGCCCGCCACCTCGGCCACCCCATCCTCGGCGACCCCGTCTACGGCGGCCGGCAGATCCGGCACGGGCCGGATACCGGCAGGCGGCGGGCGTTCTTCGCGAACCTTTTCACCCGCATGCCCCGGCAGGCCCTGCATGCCGGAACGCTCGGCTTCACCCATCCCCGTACCGGGGCCGCACTCGACTTTACCGCTCCCCTGCCCGGCGACATGCAGCACGTGCTCGACCGGCTCCGGCAAGTCGAGGGAGAAAGTTGA
- the rnhA gene encoding ribonuclease HI, whose translation MKRVTIYTDGACSGNPGPGGWAAILRYGPHERVLTGAEPHTTNNRMELRAVVEALRALKEPCHVALHTDSAYIANAFNQGWIKDWVRRGWKTAGKKEVKNRDLWQALLNAMAPHRVTFVKVRGHAGDPLNERVDELAVKAMQSLH comes from the coding sequence TTGAAACGCGTCACCATCTACACCGACGGCGCCTGCAGCGGCAACCCCGGTCCCGGCGGCTGGGCGGCCATCCTGCGGTACGGCCCGCACGAGCGGGTGCTGACCGGTGCCGAGCCCCACACGACGAACAACCGGATGGAGCTGCGGGCCGTCGTCGAGGCCCTGCGGGCGCTGAAGGAGCCGTGTCACGTCGCCCTGCACACGGACAGCGCCTACATCGCCAACGCCTTCAACCAGGGCTGGATCAAGGACTGGGTCCGGCGCGGCTGGAAGACCGCCGGCAAGAAGGAGGTCAAGAACCGCGACCTGTGGCAGGCCCTGCTGAACGCGATGGCGCCGCATCGCGTCACGTTCGTCAAGGTGCGGGGACACGCCGGCGACCCCCTCAACGAGCGGGTCGACGAACTCGCCGTAAAAGCCATGCAGAGCCTCCACTGA
- a CDS encoding DUF4258 domain-containing protein — MDYVLTRHCQDALAKRQIRLAWLERALRAPETTEPDPVDDELEHRLVRIPDFDGRVLRVIVNVRKTPPHVVTAFFDRRRTFL, encoded by the coding sequence GTGGATTACGTTTTGACCAGGCACTGCCAGGATGCACTGGCAAAGCGTCAGATCCGGCTCGCCTGGCTTGAACGGGCATTACGCGCACCGGAAACGACAGAGCCTGACCCCGTAGACGATGAACTGGAGCATCGTCTGGTGCGTATTCCGGACTTCGATGGTCGCGTTTTGCGGGTGATCGTCAACGTCAGAAAAACGCCACCCCACGTTGTGACGGCGTTTTTTGATCGCAGGAGGACATTTTTATGA
- a CDS encoding DUF2283 domain-containing protein produces the protein MKLKVDQQADALYLTLSEAPAARSEEIAPGIVLDYDEQGRVVGIEMLYLSRRAPDLDVQRLLFETVREVA, from the coding sequence ATGAAACTCAAGGTGGATCAGCAGGCGGACGCGCTGTATTTGACGCTGAGTGAAGCGCCGGCGGCCCGGTCTGAGGAAATCGCGCCCGGTATCGTGCTGGATTATGACGAGCAGGGGCGGGTCGTCGGCATCGAGATGCTGTATCTGTCCAGGCGGGCGCCCGATCTAGACGTGCAGCGGCTCTTGTTCGAGACCGTGCGCGAGGTTGCCTGA
- a CDS encoding IMPACT family protein: MKDIYRVLRGPARVETRVRGSRFIAEALPVTDEAAAEAAVAAVRRREHGATHHCTAWRLGVDGTTVRYDDDGEPGGTAGPPILRQIQARDLTNTLVVVTRYFGGTKLGTGGLIRAYGEAAAAALDAAGVEERVCRLPVHLRFDYADTGPAMQVIGRFDVEVRASRYAGDTELIVGVRRSEVERFVEAFIEALRGRGDVTVPAG, translated from the coding sequence ATGAAGGATATCTACCGTGTATTGCGCGGGCCGGCCCGGGTCGAGACCCGGGTTCGGGGTTCGCGTTTCATTGCCGAGGCGCTGCCGGTGACGGACGAAGCCGCCGCCGAAGCGGCCGTGGCGGCCGTGCGCCGGCGCGAGCATGGCGCCACGCACCATTGCACGGCCTGGCGCCTCGGCGTGGACGGGACGACGGTCCGGTACGATGACGACGGGGAGCCGGGCGGTACGGCCGGGCCACCCATCCTCCGGCAGATCCAGGCACGCGACCTGACGAACACGCTGGTGGTGGTCACCCGCTATTTCGGCGGCACGAAGCTGGGTACCGGCGGGTTGATCCGGGCCTACGGCGAGGCCGCAGCGGCCGCGCTCGATGCCGCCGGGGTGGAGGAACGCGTGTGCCGCCTTCCGGTGCACCTCCGGTTCGACTATGCGGATACCGGACCGGCGATGCAAGTGATCGGCCGTTTCGACGTGGAAGTGCGGGCTTCCCGGTACGCCGGGGATACGGAGTTGATCGTCGGCGTGCGGCGGTCCGAGGTCGAGCGCTTCGTCGAGGCGTTCATTGAGGCACTCAGGGGCCGGGGGGACGTCACGGTGCCGGCGGGGTGA
- a CDS encoding PTS sugar transporter subunit IIA has protein sequence MQSTSVTDIHQLLRRDVVRVGLPGQTKEEVVNRLVDLLQGQPGVRDLEAVRKAVWERERVMSTGVGKGLALPHAKTDAVEKTVAALAVTAEPIAFDAIDDQPVRILFLLVGTEEAKAQHIKILSRISRLMNRDALRERLLRAADAEEVLAIIEEGEAALLEG, from the coding sequence ATGCAGTCGACCAGTGTGACCGATATTCACCAGCTTTTGCGGCGCGACGTCGTGCGCGTCGGGCTTCCCGGGCAGACCAAGGAAGAGGTCGTCAACCGGCTCGTCGACCTGCTGCAAGGGCAGCCAGGGGTGCGCGACCTGGAGGCCGTCCGGAAAGCGGTCTGGGAACGGGAGCGGGTGATGTCCACCGGTGTGGGGAAGGGGCTGGCCCTGCCGCATGCCAAGACCGACGCGGTCGAGAAGACCGTCGCGGCCCTGGCCGTCACCGCCGAGCCGATTGCGTTCGATGCCATCGACGATCAGCCGGTGCGCATCCTTTTTCTGCTCGTCGGTACCGAAGAGGCCAAGGCCCAGCACATCAAGATCCTGAGCCGCATTTCGCGCCTGATGAACCGGGACGCCCTCCGGGAACGGCTGCTCCGGGCCGCGGACGCCGAGGAGGTCCTCGCCATCATCGAGGAAGGGGAGGCGGCGCTGCTCGAAGGCTGA
- the dprA gene encoding DNA-processing protein DprA has translation MGPSLFAEAGFDERQEKEALVALSMAPGVGPGRIRSLVARFGSAAAALQAPARVLATVPGIGPQTAAAVAAFDGHAAVTEQFERAERVDATLVTAWDPAFPPLLREIYDPPAFLWVRGTLAEADAKAIAIVGTRRATAYGKQVAYDFAAGLARHGFTVVSGLAYGIDAAAHRGALEAGGRTLAVLGSGVDRIYPARHARLAQAIIEQGALLSEYALGAAPDAPNFPRRNRLISGLTRGTLVVEAFETGGALITARLALEQNREVFAVPSPVHSRAGVGSNRLIQQGYARLVLSVEDMLAELGLILDEPPDEPAPVPPPALDPLERRLYDALDDTTPVHIDTLCTRTGLDPSTALVYLLNLEFKGLVRQMAGKQFFRA, from the coding sequence ATGGGGCCCTCTCTGTTTGCGGAGGCAGGTTTCGACGAGCGCCAGGAGAAGGAGGCGCTGGTGGCGCTGTCGATGGCGCCGGGCGTGGGACCGGGGCGTATCCGTTCGCTGGTGGCGCGTTTCGGGTCGGCGGCGGCCGCCCTGCAGGCGCCGGCGCGGGTCCTGGCCACGGTGCCGGGCATCGGCCCGCAGACGGCTGCCGCCGTGGCCGCCTTCGACGGGCACGCGGCCGTGACGGAGCAGTTCGAGCGGGCCGAACGGGTGGACGCGACCCTCGTGACGGCCTGGGACCCGGCTTTCCCGCCGCTGCTCCGGGAGATCTACGACCCGCCGGCGTTTCTCTGGGTGCGGGGCACGCTGGCCGAGGCCGATGCGAAGGCCATTGCCATCGTGGGGACGCGCCGCGCCACCGCCTATGGCAAGCAGGTGGCCTACGACTTTGCCGCCGGACTGGCGCGGCATGGCTTCACGGTCGTCAGTGGTCTGGCCTACGGGATCGACGCGGCGGCGCACCGGGGAGCCCTCGAAGCCGGCGGGCGAACGCTGGCCGTGCTGGGCTCCGGCGTGGACCGTATCTACCCGGCCCGGCACGCCCGTCTGGCGCAGGCCATCATCGAGCAGGGGGCCCTCCTCTCCGAGTACGCCCTCGGCGCCGCACCGGACGCGCCGAACTTTCCGCGCCGGAACCGCCTCATCAGCGGCCTGACGCGGGGCACACTCGTGGTCGAGGCCTTCGAGACGGGCGGTGCGCTCATCACGGCCCGCCTGGCACTCGAACAGAACCGGGAGGTGTTCGCCGTGCCGAGCCCGGTCCACAGCAGGGCCGGCGTGGGCAGCAACCGCCTCATCCAGCAGGGATACGCCCGCCTCGTGCTCTCCGTCGAAGACATGCTCGCCGAGCTGGGCTTGATCCTGGACGAGCCGCCGGACGAGCCGGCTCCGGTCCCCCCGCCGGCGCTCGACCCGCTCGAGCGACGCCTCTACGACGCCCTCGACGACACCACCCCCGTCCATATCGACACGCTGTGCACCCGCACGGGGCTCGACCCGTCAACCGCCCTGGTCTACCTGCTCAACCTCGAATTCAAAGGGCTCGTGCGGCAAATGGCCGGCAAGCAGTTCTTCCGGGCCTGA
- a CDS encoding DNA-3-methyladenine glycosylase family protein codes for MSLPYDPHEAARMLAGADPELALLIERVGPPSLERPALQSPFEALARAIVYQQLSTQAARTIYGRVQALFPGGTLTPAAVLACDDAHLRAAGMSRAKVAAVKDLAARTLEGVVPDLHTLQDMDDEAIIARLTRVRGVGRWTVEMFLLFRLGRPDVLPATDLGIRRGFMRTYRLDNLPEPRHILDHGTRWQPYRSVASWYLWRAVDGPAPV; via the coding sequence GTGTCACTTCCCTACGACCCCCACGAAGCCGCCCGTATGCTGGCCGGCGCCGACCCCGAACTGGCCCTGCTGATCGAGCGGGTAGGGCCACCGTCGCTGGAACGACCCGCCCTGCAAAGCCCGTTCGAAGCGCTGGCCCGGGCCATCGTCTACCAGCAGCTCTCCACGCAGGCCGCCCGCACGATCTACGGGCGGGTGCAGGCCCTCTTCCCCGGCGGGACGCTCACCCCGGCGGCCGTCCTGGCCTGCGACGACGCGCACCTCCGCGCCGCCGGCATGTCCCGCGCCAAGGTGGCCGCCGTCAAAGACCTGGCGGCCCGCACCCTCGAAGGCGTGGTGCCGGACCTCCATACCCTCCAGGACATGGACGACGAAGCCATCATCGCACGGCTGACCCGCGTGCGGGGCGTCGGCCGCTGGACCGTCGAGATGTTCCTCCTCTTCCGGCTGGGCCGGCCCGACGTGTTGCCAGCCACCGACCTGGGCATCCGCCGGGGGTTCATGCGCACCTACCGCCTCGACAACCTGCCCGAACCCCGTCACATCCTCGACCACGGAACCCGATGGCAACCGTACCGCAGCGTCGCCAGCTGGTACCTGTGGCGCGCCGTCGACGGGCCCGCACCGGTCTGA
- a CDS encoding glycerol-3-phosphate dehydrogenase/oxidase — MNRDEMIKRIEENDDPWDMIIIGGGATGLGCAIEAASRGYRALLLEQHDFAKGTSSRSTKLVHGGVRYLRQGNIALVLEALRERGRLLKNAPHLVRHLPFVVPNYDWWEGPFYGIGLRLYDLLAGREGFGKSRNLSREETLRRLPTIEPEGLRGGVIYYDGQFDDARLAVNMAQTAVDLGGTVLNYLRVTGLVKEHDMVTGVTAEDVETERTYALRARVVINATGVFTDDIRRMDDPEAPPMIQPSQGVHLVLDRAFLPGETAIMVPETDDGRVLFAIPWHDRVVIGTTDTPVEAPSLEPRPLPEELDFLLTHAVRYLTKDPTPADVLSVFAGLRPLVHTGNDGTETAEISRDHTLHIARSGLVTITGGKWTTYRKMAEDTIDQAAVLAHLDERPCVTKTLHLHGWHVNTAAFGPLAEYGADAPGVQMVLKERAGWDTPLHPRLPYRRGEVVWAARHEMARTVEDVLARRTRALLLDARASIEAAPTVAALLAETLGRDEAWQARQIADYETLARGYLMP; from the coding sequence ATGAACCGAGACGAAATGATCAAACGGATCGAGGAGAACGACGATCCGTGGGACATGATCATCATCGGCGGGGGGGCCACGGGCCTCGGCTGCGCCATTGAAGCCGCCTCGCGCGGCTACCGCGCCCTGCTGCTCGAACAGCACGACTTCGCCAAGGGGACCTCCAGCCGGAGTACGAAGCTCGTCCACGGCGGGGTGCGTTACCTGCGCCAGGGTAACATCGCACTCGTGCTCGAAGCCTTGCGCGAGCGGGGACGGCTCCTGAAGAACGCCCCGCACCTGGTCCGCCACCTGCCGTTCGTGGTGCCCAATTACGACTGGTGGGAAGGCCCCTTCTACGGCATCGGCCTGCGGCTCTACGACCTGCTCGCCGGCAGGGAGGGCTTCGGCAAGTCGCGCAACCTCTCACGGGAAGAAACGCTCCGGCGGCTCCCGACCATCGAACCCGAGGGCCTGCGCGGCGGGGTCATCTACTACGACGGCCAGTTCGACGACGCCCGGCTGGCCGTCAACATGGCCCAGACGGCGGTGGACCTGGGCGGCACGGTCCTCAACTACCTGCGGGTGACGGGGCTGGTGAAGGAGCACGACATGGTCACCGGCGTGACGGCCGAGGACGTCGAGACAGAACGGACGTATGCCCTCCGCGCCCGCGTGGTCATCAACGCCACCGGGGTCTTCACCGACGACATCCGCCGCATGGACGACCCGGAAGCCCCGCCGATGATCCAGCCCAGCCAGGGCGTGCACCTCGTGCTCGACCGCGCCTTCCTCCCGGGCGAGACGGCCATCATGGTACCCGAGACCGACGACGGGCGCGTGCTCTTCGCCATCCCCTGGCACGACCGGGTCGTCATCGGTACCACGGACACCCCCGTCGAGGCCCCTTCCCTCGAACCCCGCCCCCTGCCCGAAGAGCTCGACTTCCTCCTGACACACGCCGTGCGTTACCTCACGAAAGACCCCACCCCCGCCGACGTGCTGAGCGTCTTCGCCGGCCTCCGCCCGCTCGTGCACACCGGCAACGACGGGACGGAAACGGCCGAGATCTCGCGGGACCACACGCTCCACATCGCCCGCTCGGGGCTCGTCACCATCACCGGCGGCAAGTGGACCACCTACCGCAAGATGGCCGAGGACACCATCGACCAGGCGGCCGTGCTGGCTCACCTGGACGAACGCCCGTGTGTGACGAAAACCCTTCACCTGCACGGCTGGCACGTCAACACCGCCGCCTTCGGGCCGCTGGCCGAGTACGGGGCGGACGCACCCGGCGTGCAGATGGTCCTCAAGGAGCGGGCCGGCTGGGACACCCCGCTGCACCCCCGCCTGCCCTACCGCCGGGGCGAGGTCGTGTGGGCGGCCCGGCACGAGATGGCCCGGACAGTCGAGGACGTGCTGGCCCGCCGCACCCGCGCACTCCTGCTCGACGCCCGCGCCAGCATCGAGGCCGCCCCGACGGTGGCCGCCCTCCTGGCCGAAACCCTCGGCCGCGACGAAGCCTGGCAGGCCCGGCAGATCGCCGACTATGAAACGCTGGCCCGGGGCTACCTGATGCCCTGA
- the ndk gene encoding nucleoside-diphosphate kinase: MAVERTLAILKPDCVRKNLIGEVIRRIQEAGFTIRAMKMVRLTKQEAEGFYAVHRGRPFFEDLTTFMSSGPCVPIVLEKENAVADFRALIGATDPAEAAEGTIRRTFADNKGENIVHGSDSVENGRLEANYFFPEHEIVANS, translated from the coding sequence ATGGCTGTCGAACGAACCCTGGCCATCCTCAAACCCGACTGCGTGCGCAAAAACCTCATCGGCGAGGTGATCCGCCGCATCCAGGAAGCGGGCTTCACCATCCGCGCGATGAAGATGGTCCGCCTGACGAAGCAAGAAGCCGAGGGCTTCTATGCCGTGCATCGCGGGCGTCCTTTCTTCGAGGACCTGACGACGTTCATGTCCAGCGGTCCCTGCGTCCCCATCGTGCTCGAGAAAGAGAATGCAGTGGCCGACTTCCGTGCACTCATCGGTGCCACCGACCCCGCCGAGGCGGCTGAAGGCACCATCCGCCGCACCTTCGCCGACAACAAGGGGGAGAACATCGTTCACGGCTCGGACTCGGTCGAGAACGGGCGTCTGGAGGCCAACTACTTCTTCCCCGAACACGAGATCGTCGCCAACTCGTGA
- a CDS encoding M42 family metallopeptidase — MTDAEKQFLFDLIETPSPSGFEAAGQRIWARRVRAVADVVDSDHYGNTWAIRHGAAGERAPRLMLEAHADEIGFMVHHITDEGFLHVVRIGGSDRAIARGRRVRILGDRGPVVGVIGNTAIHIRDTKDEKVPEWHDLFVDIGASSRDEVLARGLRVGHPAVYADTVEELPGGRLVGRALDNRVGGFIIAQVLARLAAATVPHAATVLAVNAVQEEIGGNGARMVTYRLRPDVAVVLDVTHATDSPGINKAQHGDVRLGGGPALTHGTANHPKVVERLIAVAEAEGIPVQHQASSRYTGTDTDDVFVSRSGVPSALVSLPMRYMHSPVEMVDLADVERCVRLLAAFARSVREEEAFRVEI; from the coding sequence ATGACCGACGCCGAAAAGCAGTTTTTGTTCGATCTGATCGAGACGCCCAGCCCGTCCGGCTTCGAGGCGGCGGGGCAGCGGATCTGGGCGCGCCGTGTCCGCGCGGTGGCCGACGTGGTCGACAGCGATCATTACGGCAATACGTGGGCCATTCGCCACGGTGCAGCCGGGGAGCGGGCCCCGCGCTTGATGCTCGAAGCCCATGCCGACGAGATCGGCTTCATGGTGCATCACATCACCGACGAGGGCTTTCTGCACGTCGTTCGCATCGGCGGTTCGGACCGGGCCATCGCCCGGGGACGGCGCGTGCGCATCCTGGGAGACCGTGGCCCCGTCGTCGGGGTGATCGGCAACACGGCCATCCACATCCGGGACACGAAGGACGAGAAGGTGCCGGAGTGGCACGACCTGTTCGTCGACATCGGGGCGTCGAGCCGGGACGAGGTGCTGGCCCGGGGCCTGCGTGTCGGCCATCCGGCCGTCTATGCCGACACGGTGGAGGAGCTACCCGGCGGGAGGCTCGTCGGGCGGGCGCTGGACAACCGCGTCGGCGGCTTCATCATCGCGCAGGTGCTGGCCCGCCTGGCCGCCGCTACGGTGCCGCATGCCGCCACCGTGCTGGCCGTCAACGCGGTGCAGGAGGAGATCGGCGGCAACGGGGCCCGCATGGTCACCTACCGCCTGCGCCCGGACGTAGCCGTCGTCCTCGACGTGACGCACGCCACCGACTCGCCCGGCATCAACAAGGCCCAGCACGGCGACGTTCGGCTCGGCGGCGGCCCGGCCCTCACCCACGGCACGGCGAACCATCCGAAGGTGGTCGAGCGCCTTATCGCCGTCGCCGAGGCCGAGGGGATCCCGGTTCAGCATCAGGCCTCCTCCCGGTATACGGGTACCGACACCGACGACGTGTTCGTCTCGCGCTCCGGCGTCCCGAGCGCACTCGTCTCGTTGCCCATGCGCTACATGCACTCGCCCGTGGAGATGGTGGATCTGGCCGATGTGGAGCGGTGCGTGCGTTTGCTGGCCGCCTTTGCCCGGTCGGTCCGCGAGGAAGAAGCGTTTCGTGTGGAGATCTGA
- the obgE gene encoding GTPase ObgE — protein MKFVDYVTITVRSGKGGAGAVSFRRARFQPKGGPDGGDGGDGGSVLIEADPHLYTLLDLRYNRHHFAENGQPGSGANRKGRDGKDIVLRVPVGTVVRDTNTGEFIGEVVAPGERVVLAQGGRGGRGNAFFKSSTRQTPRFAQPGEPGREREVTLELKLLADVGLVGFPNAGKSTLLATLSAARPKVADYPFTTLEPALGVVSVEAYASFVMADLPGLIEGAHEGKGLGVRFLKHIERNAVLLFVLPVTSEDPAAEYRALLGELEAFNPALLGKPRVVALSKIDLLPPGEREHRAAGVRAALPDALPVFPISAVAGLGLEPLRRALWEQVRAVREAGVTG, from the coding sequence ATGAAGTTTGTCGATTACGTTACGATCACGGTACGGAGCGGCAAAGGAGGGGCTGGTGCGGTTTCCTTCCGGCGGGCCCGCTTCCAGCCGAAGGGGGGGCCCGATGGCGGGGACGGCGGGGACGGCGGCTCGGTGCTCATCGAGGCGGATCCGCACCTCTACACCCTGCTCGACCTCCGGTATAACCGCCACCACTTTGCCGAGAACGGGCAGCCCGGCAGCGGGGCCAACCGGAAGGGGCGGGACGGGAAGGACATCGTGCTGCGCGTGCCGGTCGGGACGGTGGTCCGGGACACGAACACGGGTGAATTCATCGGGGAGGTGGTGGCGCCCGGGGAGCGGGTGGTGCTTGCACAGGGCGGGCGTGGCGGCAGGGGAAACGCCTTTTTCAAGTCCTCCACGCGGCAGACGCCGCGTTTCGCGCAACCGGGTGAGCCCGGCCGGGAGCGCGAGGTCACGCTCGAGCTCAAGCTACTGGCCGACGTGGGGCTGGTCGGGTTTCCCAACGCCGGCAAGAGCACGCTGCTCGCCACGCTTTCGGCAGCCCGGCCGAAGGTGGCGGACTATCCGTTCACCACGCTCGAGCCGGCGCTCGGGGTCGTTTCGGTGGAGGCCTATGCCTCGTTCGTGATGGCGGACCTGCCCGGCCTCATCGAAGGGGCGCATGAGGGCAAGGGGCTCGGGGTCCGCTTCCTCAAGCACATCGAACGCAACGCCGTGCTGTTGTTCGTCCTGCCCGTCACGTCCGAAGACCCTGCCGCGGAATACCGGGCGCTGCTGGGTGAGCTCGAAGCCTTCAACCCGGCGTTGCTCGGCAAGCCCCGCGTGGTGGCTCTTTCGAAGATCGACCTGTTGCCGCCGGGGGAGCGGGAGCACCGTGCGGCCGGGGTCCGTGCCGCCTTGCCGGATGCCCTGCCGGTGTTCCCGATCAGCGCCGTCGCCGGGCTGGGGCTGGAGCCGCTCCGCCGGGCCCTCTGGGAACAGGTCCGCGCCGTCCGGGAAGCCGGGGTGACCGGTTGA
- a CDS encoding exo-beta-N-acetylmuramidase NamZ family protein produces the protein MRALPLLVLLALACNPAAGPPAPETPPSVRTGAEVLARQAFRPLDGLRVGLIVNHTARVDTTHLIDLLHAAPNVTLGALFGPEHGLRGEADAGEKIEDGRDARTGVPVYSLYGETRRPTPAMLAGLDALVFDIQDVGARFYTYISTMGLAMQAAAEAGLPFFVLDRPNPLGGLRVEGFVLEAGFTSFVGQYPIPIVHGLTVGELARMIRGERMLPGLDSLDLRVIPMDGWQRTMTWPATGRPWLPPSPNIPDFETALIYPGTCFIEGTTASEGRGTRQPFKQIGAPWADARALADTLNARHLPGVRFEPVTFTPVSIDGMATNPKHRDVPVHGVRYVLTDPATFQPVTTGLHVLEALYRQAPDDVRGDFLNARWLNLLAGTDRLHAMLTAGTPATAIAASWTDEVEAFRTRRATYLLYD, from the coding sequence ATGCGTGCTCTCCCGCTGCTCGTCCTCCTTGCCCTGGCCTGCAACCCGGCCGCCGGCCCCCCGGCCCCGGAGACGCCGCCCTCCGTGCGAACCGGTGCGGAGGTGCTGGCCCGGCAGGCGTTCCGGCCCCTCGACGGCCTGCGGGTAGGGCTGATCGTCAACCATACGGCCCGGGTAGACACCACCCACCTCATCGACCTCCTGCACGCCGCGCCCAACGTGACGCTCGGCGCGCTTTTCGGGCCGGAACACGGCCTGCGGGGTGAGGCAGACGCTGGAGAAAAGATCGAGGACGGGCGCGATGCCCGCACGGGCGTGCCGGTCTACAGCCTCTACGGCGAGACGCGGCGGCCCACCCCGGCCATGCTCGCCGGCCTCGACGCCCTCGTCTTCGACATCCAGGACGTCGGAGCGCGTTTCTACACGTACATCTCCACGATGGGCCTGGCCATGCAGGCCGCCGCCGAAGCCGGTCTCCCCTTCTTCGTGCTCGACCGCCCGAACCCGCTCGGCGGCCTGCGGGTCGAGGGCTTCGTGCTCGAGGCGGGCTTCACCTCGTTCGTCGGGCAGTACCCGATCCCCATCGTACACGGGCTGACGGTGGGTGAGCTCGCCCGCATGATCCGGGGCGAACGGATGCTGCCCGGCCTGGACTCGCTCGACCTGCGCGTCATCCCGATGGACGGCTGGCAGCGCACGATGACCTGGCCGGCGACGGGCCGCCCCTGGCTCCCCCCCAGCCCGAACATCCCGGACTTCGAGACGGCCCTCATCTACCCCGGCACCTGCTTCATCGAGGGCACGACGGCGAGCGAGGGACGAGGCACCCGCCAGCCGTTCAAACAGATCGGGGCCCCCTGGGCCGATGCCCGCGCTCTGGCCGACACCCTCAACGCCCGGCACCTCCCCGGCGTCCGCTTCGAGCCCGTCACGTTCACCCCCGTCTCGATCGACGGCATGGCGACGAACCCGAAACACCGGGACGTGCCGGTGCACGGCGTCCGCTACGTCCTCACCGACCCTGCCACCTTCCAACCCGTGACCACCGGCCTGCACGTGCTCGAAGCCCTGTACCGGCAGGCCCCGGACGACGTGCGGGGCGACTTCCTGAACGCACGCTGGCTCAACCTGCTCGCCGGCACCGACCGGCTCCACGCGATGCTCACGGCCGGCACCCCCGCCACCGCCATCGCCGCCTCCTGGACCGACGAGGTCGAGGCGTTCCGCACCCGGCGAGCGACCTACCTGCTCTACGACTGA